Genomic segment of Rhodocaloribacter litoris:
CGAGCGTTTCGCAGGCGGCCGTGATGGCGATCATCTCGGCGTGGGCCGTCGGGTCCTGCAGCGTCTCGATCAGGTTGTGCCCGCGCCCGACGACCCGTTCCCCCTGCACGATGACGGCGCCCACGGGCACCTCACCCTGTTCGAGGGCTCGTTCGGCTTCTTTCAGCGCCAGCTTCATCCAGCGCCGGTGGGGGGTAAGCAGGGTGGAGAGGCCGTTCACCGTCGCTTCTGTTGGAGCAGTTCGATGAAACGCAGCACGACGGCAATCAGGAAGAGCACGAGGAGGACCTTCAGCGCGAAGCCGAGCAGGAAGCCGGCCAGCTTGAGGATCACGCTCAGCACGACGACCGCCACCATCAGCACGATGGCGACCACGATCCAGCGTATGATTTGCTGAAGGTCCATCGGGTACGGGAAGCGCGGTATCGTCAGAGGTCGAATTCGAAGAAGACAGCGTCGGCGAGGACGATGCCACCGGGGGCGAATCCGCCTGTGAGCAGTATTCGCGCCGGGGGGAGAAAGGTTGCAGTGAAGGTCGTTCGTTGCAACGAGGGTATGGCCAGGGCAGGCAAACGGAAGAAGCGCCGGGCGGGTTCCACGTACAGCTCGGCGGTGTCGACGAAGGCCGTGCCGGTGCCCTGCCGGCCGCCGAGGATGAGCACGAAGCCGGGGCGGAGGTGGACGGCGGCGTGGAGGGTGCGGGGCACCCGCGGTGCGCCGGTCTCCTCGAAGAGCAGCCCGACGCCGGGGCGGTAGTCGAAAAGGAGGCTGGTGGGGTCGGCGAAGTCACCGTCGAAGAAGCTGCCCAGGACGAGGAAGTACCGGGCCGCCGCCTCGTCACGGGCGTCGAGGGGGGTCTGGGTGTGGCCGGCGAGCGGGCCGATGGGAGCCCCCGAGGCCGGGTTGAGTGCAAACAGGGTGTCGTTCCGGAAGGCGAAGCCGCGCAGGTCATCGCGGGTGCCGAGGCGGGGGGTGGCGCCGTACCGGATGTCGCCGCGCCCGCCGTAGAGGTCGACGATGGGAACGCCTCCTTCGATGCGGAGCACGGCCGTGTGGAACGCCCGCCGGATCGGAGCCCCGACGACGGGCACCTCGGCGAAGGTGGCCGTGGCGGGGTCGAACACCTCGGCGGCCTCGACGAGGTGGGTCACGGCGGTCAGGTCGTCGGTGCGGCTGCCTCCCAGGAGCAGGACGCGGCCGTCGGGCAGCCGCGTGGCGGTGTGGCCGGTGCGCGGGGCCCGCATCGTGGCGCCCAGGGGCACGAACCGGTCTGCACCGGGAGCGAGGCGATAGGCGGCCTGCAGCGCCTGCCCCCCGGCATGGGCGACTCCCCCGGCCAGCAGCAGGCTGCCGTCGGAGAGCATCGTGACGGTGTGACCGGCCCGCGGCACCCGCGGCGACGGCGCCGGCCCGACGACCCGGTACGTCATGTGAACCGCGAAAAGGGTATCCCGCCGCCGTACCCCTTCGATGTCGAAGGCGTCGACGATCAGCAGGTTCAGGCCCCGTTCGAGCGTGACGCCGGCTTCCCAGGTGCTCGCCGCAGGGTCGAACGTCATGGCGGCCCCGTTGACGAGAACCCGGTCGATGGGCCGGAAGGAGGTCGCCCGTACCTGCAGGGCGATCCGGTTTTCGAGCAAAACGTCCGACAGGTCGGGCGCGACCACCTCGATCTCCGGTGCCCGCTCCTCGACGAACGGGCGCTCGCACCCGGCGAGAAAGAGCGTAACCAGGAGCAGGGCGGTCAGCCGGCAACGGCCGGAGGCTACACTACCCATCGCAGGCATATTCGACATGTTCGAGGACGAGGCCGCGTGCCGGGGCCGCCGGGCCGGCCTCGCGCCGGTCGCCGCTGGCGAGTACGCGCAGCAGGTCGTCTTCCGGGCGTTTCCCCCGTCCGATTTCAAGGAGCGTTCCGACGATGGCCCGCACCATGCCGTGCAGGAACCGGTCGGCGGTGATGCGGAAGTGCCAGTCTCCGGGACGATCTTCGGCCACCCAGTGCGCCTCGAAGACGGTGCAACGACGGTTCTCCGTCTCGGAGCGGGTACGGCAGAAGGCGCTGAAATCGTGCGTGCCCCGGAGCGCGGCGGCGGCGCGGTTCATCCGTTCGAAGTCCGGGGCGGGCCGCAGCACGTGGCGCCACGCGCGTTCGAGCGGGTGTGGGTGGAGACCCGTGTAGTAATGATACCGCCGCCGGCGGGCGCTGTAGCGGGCATGAAAGCCGTCCGGGGCTTCCTCGAGGGCGAGTACGGCGATACTCGGCGGGAGGAGGCCGTTGAGCGCGTTGCGCAACCGGTCCACGTTCACCGGCGTACCGGTGGTGAAATGGGCCACCTGGCCGCGTGCGTGAACCCCGGCATCCGTCCGCCCCGAACCGATGATGGAGACCGGCTGCCGGAGTACCGTCGTGGCCGCCCGTTCGAGGGCCTCCTGCACGGTCGGGCCGTTCGGCTGCACCTGCCATCCGTGAAAGTCCGTTCCGTCGTATTCGATCAGAAGCCGGTAGGTGGGCACGGCGTTCGGTGTCTGGACAGGAAAGCGGTCGCCCTTTGAAACCACGGCCCGCCGATCTGGTTCGAAGAGGCCTCGAAGGGGCCGGGGGAAACCCTCCGCTTCGCGCTTCGTGTCTTTGCGGTAAACTCCCTCCAGCCGGCATGTCTTCTTCCGGGCGCATCTACCTGACGGGTTTCATGGGCAGCGGCAAGAGCACCGTCGGGCCGCGTGTGGCGGCGGTGCTCGGCTATGCCTTTTACGATCTCGACGCGCTCATCGAAGCCCGGGCGGAGAAGCCCATTCCGCAGCTCTTTGCCGAAGAGGGGGAAGCGGCTTTCCGGGCGCTGGAGGCGCGGGTACTCCGGGAGACGGCCCGGCGGTCCCGGGTCGTCTTCGCGCTGGGGGGCGGGGCGCTGGCCGACGAGGACAACCTCGGCTGGGCGCTGGCCCACGGAACGGTGGTGTATCTGCGGGTACCGCCGGCGGTGCTGGTGGGGCGGCTGCGCGCCGGGCAGGCGTTGCGCCCACTCCTGTGCGATGCCCGGGGGGTGCCGCTGCCGCCGGAGGCCCTGCGCGGGCGGGTCGAGGCCCTGCTGGCCCGGCGCGAGCCCTACTACCTCCGGGCACACGTGGTCGTGGACGCCGGGGACCTCGATGCCGCGCAGACGGTGGCCGCGGTGCTGCAGGCCCTCGCAGACGCCGGCCTTCGCGACTGAATCGGACGCGTCGCCCGCCCGGAGAGCGGCGGAGCGGGTGCTCAGGTGATCTCCCACGTCTCGCCGGCCTGGAGGAGGGCCTGCAGGTCGCCGGGGCCGCGCTGGCGCATCACCGTCTCGATCTGCTGCTGCAAGAGTGCCTCGTAGGTCGGGC
This window contains:
- a CDS encoding kelch repeat-containing protein, yielding MGSVASGRCRLTALLLVTLFLAGCERPFVEERAPEIEVVAPDLSDVLLENRIALQVRATSFRPIDRVLVNGAAMTFDPAASTWEAGVTLERGLNLLIVDAFDIEGVRRRDTLFAVHMTYRVVGPAPSPRVPRAGHTVTMLSDGSLLLAGGVAHAGGQALQAAYRLAPGADRFVPLGATMRAPRTGHTATRLPDGRVLLLGGSRTDDLTAVTHLVEAAEVFDPATATFAEVPVVGAPIRRAFHTAVLRIEGGVPIVDLYGGRGDIRYGATPRLGTRDDLRGFAFRNDTLFALNPASGAPIGPLAGHTQTPLDARDEAAARYFLVLGSFFDGDFADPTSLLFDYRPGVGLLFEETGAPRVPRTLHAAVHLRPGFVLILGGRQGTGTAFVDTAELYVEPARRFFRLPALAIPSLQRTTFTATFLPPARILLTGGFAPGGIVLADAVFFEFDL
- the truA gene encoding tRNA pseudouridine(38-40) synthase TruA, whose amino-acid sequence is MPTYRLLIEYDGTDFHGWQVQPNGPTVQEALERAATTVLRQPVSIIGSGRTDAGVHARGQVAHFTTGTPVNVDRLRNALNGLLPPSIAVLALEEAPDGFHARYSARRRRYHYYTGLHPHPLERAWRHVLRPAPDFERMNRAAAALRGTHDFSAFCRTRSETENRRCTVFEAHWVAEDRPGDWHFRITADRFLHGMVRAIVGTLLEIGRGKRPEDDLLRVLASGDRREAGPAAPARGLVLEHVEYACDG
- a CDS encoding shikimate kinase — encoded protein: MSSSGRIYLTGFMGSGKSTVGPRVAAVLGYAFYDLDALIEARAEKPIPQLFAEEGEAAFRALEARVLRETARRSRVVFALGGGALADEDNLGWALAHGTVVYLRVPPAVLVGRLRAGQALRPLLCDARGVPLPPEALRGRVEALLARREPYYLRAHVVVDAGDLDAAQTVAAVLQALADAGLRD